A window of the Myripristis murdjan chromosome 15, fMyrMur1.1, whole genome shotgun sequence genome harbors these coding sequences:
- the ncoa4 gene encoding nuclear receptor coactivator 4 isoform X6, whose product MRMPAEAAAAGLQQCRLAQDQLQEAIGSVTKAEQQLRENCREVRSELQSCVSRQQEALRCREVWLLGQIDLLETLKTETLQQQLHQLHWLRGQFDVMVHQLENSNSSHLTNQLTSCMDKLASLSLTPEETPELSFQADTRSLRQAITSFGSITSQQTEGVACQSPAPSPAHQRAWMQSCPVTKRQVSCQKMEAGPLSDWLLGPRPASSTPIGYQSSKNPQDWLMAHREVQASCPVRASFDFLKAWGQLRDLEAWLLQENTPVVRERAVSSSSSSSSSFSIEKIDESEFVMEEEGEGEASDLSDWLITPATGSEEAESDAERWRQVLKPFEESWSCSDWLAAGRPATDCSSCRQTSRALEIENLGELKCLKTPPPSGPASPQSPPPAPAPASASALEAWLQAAVPVQQSCRANEPCSSYAQCVCEENCGTGALSAWLLRQDGRDKNGVLLDKNSVPLAAKPGPALHLREQQQKVQAILQAWLHPGRSPAPPPPPPSQSPALSDWVAPEEEKASREEHSSHFKPSVFQAPLEPERWVAPDRSRTCGSAGEPRPLPEEDKWLLRKRSQAQERLALPTVCDLFSCMKIGADKDKWLHSAPVQM is encoded by the exons ATGAG GATGCCggcggaggcggcggcggccggGCTGCAGCAGTGCCGGCTGGCTCAGGATCAGCTGCAGGAGGCGATCGGCAGCGTGACgaaggcagagcagcagctccgAGAAAACTGCCGCGAG GTGCGTTCGGAGCTGCAGAGCTGTGTGAGCCgccagcaggaggcgctgcGCTGCAGGGAGGTGTGGCTGCTGGGTCAGATCGACCTGCTGGAGACGCTGAAGACGGAgaccctgcagcagcagctgcaccaGCTGCACTGG CTCCGGGGGCAGTTTGATGTGATGGTCCACCAGCTGGAGAACTCCAACAGCAGCCACCTGACCAACCAGCTGACCAGCTGCATGGACaa gctggcGTCTCTCAGTCTGACACCAGAAGAAACTCCAGAGCTGAGCTTCCAGGCCGACACTCGCTCTCTGAGACAGGCCATCACCTCGTTCGGCAGCATCACCtcccag CAGACAGAGGGTGTGGCCTGTCAGAGCCCCGCCCCCAGCCCCGCCCACCAGAGAGCCTGGATGCAGAGCTGCCCTGTGACCAAGAGACAGGTGAGCTGTCAG AAAATGGAGGCCGGCCCTCTGAGCGACTGGCTGCTGGGGCCCCGCCCCGCCAGCAGCACCCCTATTGGCTACCAGTCCAGCAAGAACCCTCAGGATTGGCTGATGGCACACAGGGAGGTCCAG gccTCCTGTCCCGTGCGGGCCTCCTTTGACTTCCTGAAGGCATGGGGTCAGCTCAGGGACTTGGAGGCGTGGCTTCTGCAGGAGAACACACCTGTGGTCCGGGAGAGAGCcgtcagcagctcctcctcctcctcctcctccttctccatcgAGAAGATCGACGAATCAGAGTTCgttatggaggaggagggggagggggaggccAGCGACCTAAGTGACTGGCTCATCACCCCGGCGACCGGCTCTGAGGAGGCGGAGTCTGATGCGGAGCGGTGGCGGCAGGTGCTGAAACCATTCGAGGAGAGCTGGTCCTGCAGCGACTGGCTGGCGGCGGGACGTCCCGCAACCGACTGCTCCTCCTGCCGCCAGACCAGCCGGGCCCTGGAGATCGAGAACCTGGGTGAGCTCAAGTGCCTGAAGACCCCACCCCCCTCTGGCCCCGCCTCCCCTCAGAGCCCCCCGccggccccggccccggccTCGGCCTCGGCCCTGGAGGCGTGGCTTCAGGCGGCGGTGCCGGTCCAGCAGTCGTGCCGGGCCAACGAGCCGTGCTCCAGCTacgcccagtgtgtgtgtgaagagaatTGCGGCACCGGGGCGCTGAGCGCCTGGCTGTTGCGGCAGGATGGTCGTGACAAGAACGGCGTCCTCCTCGACAAGAACAGCGTCCCGCTGGCGGCTAAGCCCGGCCCCGCCCTGCACCTccgggagcagcagcagaag gtgCAGGCCATCCTGCAGGCCTGGCTGCACCCCGGCAGgagccccgccccgcccccgcccccgccctcCCAGAGCCCCGCCCTCTCCGACTGGGTGGCTCCTGAGGAGGAGAAGGCCAGCCGGGAGGAGCACAGCTCCCACTTCAAGCCCTCGGTGTTCCAGGCTCCTCTGGAGCCGGAGCGCTGGGTGGCTCCTGACAGGAGCCGCACCTGTGGCTCGGCAGGtgagccccgcccactgccTGAGGAGGACAAATGgctgctgaggaagaggagccagGCTCAG gagcgGCTGGCCCTGCCCACAGTGTGTGATCTGTTCTCCTGCATGAAGATCGGAGCCGACAAGGACAAGTGGCTTCACAGCGCTCCAGTCCAG ATGtga